The Saprospiraceae bacterium genome contains the following window.
ATCAGGGCAATTACAGACATTATGAAAAAATTGTATTTGATTATCCAAATCATAAAGCCTATAGTTCAACGGGTCGAAGCTTTAACAATACAAAAACTTCTGAGATTGATTTAGATGGCAACTATTATGATATGATTTCAAGCATGTACTATCTGCGAAATATTGACTTAAAATCATTCCAAAATAATAAATCAACTGCTTTTAAACTCATTTTGGACAATACCAAATACGAATTAAACCTGAAATATCAAAAAGAAGATCCTGGTTTTAAAGTTAAAGAAAGTGGTACTTACAAAACCATCCACGCTATCGGTGATGTCATTTCAGGAAATGTCTTTAATGAAGGAGTTCAAATGAATTTTTGGGTTGCCAATGACTCAAACAAAATACCGGTATTGATGGAATCTCCATTGGTAGTTGGTTCAGTTAAAGGAATATTGACCTCCTACCAAAATCTTAAATATCCTTTTTCCGCCAAAATTAAATAATTGAAATACCTGTTTTATATTTTGATTGCCTGCAGTCTCGCCGGACTCGGATTCTATTTTGGAAAAAATTATAATTCGTCCAACAACATATCCAAAACAGATCAGAGTATTTTACTGGAACGCATCAAAGATGTGTTTAAAGTAGTTTATGTAGAAGCTCAGTTTAATGAGATCATCAATCACAAAGATTATACCTGGTTTGATTTAAGTCCTTTTCGAAAAACTGCCATCATTCGGGTACAAGCTACCGTTCATGCCGGCATCGATATGGATTCATCCAGATTGGAATTGGATGAACTCCATAAAACACTTAATTTTTATTTAGATACCACTCCGGTCATCCTCAGCATCGAACATAAAATGGATTATTTCGATCTCCAACAAGGCAGTTTTAATTATTTTAAACCAGAAGAACTCAGCAGTTTAGAAGAAAACGCAACATCGTATATCCGACAAAAAGCATTGCAAAGTGATTTACTCAATCGCTGTTCGTCAAAACGAAATGAAATGATCCAACTTATGGATGATTTGGCAAAGGGTGTTGGATGGAAATTAAATTTACACCCAAACAAAAAAATAAGTGCACATCATTTGAAATAGTACACTAATTTGTTGATCTCAGCATTAATAAATCTAAATTATGAGAGTAAAGTTGAATTGGGGATTAGTATTAATATTAATACATTTTTATACCAATATGGTTTACTCACAAGATCCTAACACGGATTCGGTTAGGGTATTATTTAATAAACTAAGTCAAGAGAATATTTATTTATATCAAAATGATCACATTAATGAAATCAATTTTTGGATTCAAAGTATTTATTCGATAATTGAAGTGAACAAATTTTCAAACAATATGGGCTTGAAAATGTGCCTTGATTCCAACATCCAATACCTAGATTATTACATTGATACAACAATAGGTGGTATGGATATTGCTAAAATCACTAAAATTGAACATACAATATATTTGAAATCATTAAATTTTAATCATTTGACTGAAGGAGAATTGGCAGATACACTGTTAAGTTGTAATGAAATATATTTACTTAAATTTCTATTTAAAACGATAAATTTTAAATATTTGGCAACTAAATTATCCAATTTAAATAATTGTGATTCCATAGAAGAATTCTTAAATTTATTCTATTATGACAGTATCGGGAGCGGGCGTTATTTCAATTTAACTCAAAATAATTTAAATAAAGTCAGAGGTTGTAATTTGGCTTATTCAAGATATTTATTGAGACTTAAAATGTCTAATTTAGATGAAAAAGACAGTTTACTTGAAGGTGAATACAATTGGTTTATTATTAATGATACAAGCAATGTTTATGCAAAATATATTATAAATCAAATTTATGGTGATGAGCCTGATTCACTCGAGATAAATATTAGAAATAACGATTCTTATCCTGATGACAGTACGAGAACAGCTCTGCAACAGTTGCGTGAAAATGAGGAAAAACTTCAAGACTCTTTGAATGAGATTTCACATTGGGAAAATTTATCTGAAGCCGAGAAGCATCAAATTTATGTAGCCTCTGATACCATGCTTTGGGAAGATGGCTACCCTAGTATTAGCTTGGGAGATGATGGAATGAGATTTGACAGTCTAACAAATGAAGAATTGTTTGTTTTCTTAACTTCTATTGATGCTAAATCAATTTATGATACTATTAAGTTTGAATATCAACTAAATGGTAGCCCTGATATTATTCATTTAAGGAAAGTATTTCAATTATTAGGGGATAGATATGTTTATGGATTATTCACCCCAAATGATGAGCAAATTGGTATCATTGATAATTACATGAACCTTTATTCAGATTTTATAGTAAGGGATTCTTCTTTTGCATTGGTATCAGAGTCAAAAAGTCAGATCATCAGATTGTGGGATATGGTTATCCAAAAACATTATCAATGGATTGATGAAGGTAACACTAATTTATTCGGATTTGTTTCGGCCTACCTTAATCCAATTCTTAATGAAAATATAATAATTGAAATGATTAATAATGCTGATGCAGCCCAAGCTCAAGGCGACGAAGATAAGGCCTTGAGATATATTTTGGTTATTTCAAATGTTTATTATTCTGGTAGTTTTGAAGATGAAAATAAATTAAAAAGACGTCCTGGCCGTAACGAAGTTGAAACTGAAAGATTAGCAAATCTGTATGTAATTCCAGCAATGAAAAGGTATAATTTATTAAAATAATTGAATTATAATCTCTAATAAATTTTTCAAAATAATTATAACAGAATGGAAATCAATCAATTGAATATTGCATTTTAAAATATTACAACAAAGTATTAAAAAAAATATTCTTCAATTAAAAAAGGGGCAAAAAAGTAAATTTCTTCTTGCCCCTTTGTTCCTGATAGGAACGGATTTTTATTTCTTCAACACCACTTTTTTGGCAGCAAAGTACTTATCAGATTTTATTTCCAAAATGTAAATGCCATCGGTTAAATTTTGAATACTAATTTGTTCTGCTTTTGAATTGGCCATCGAACGATTAAGGATCACTTGCCCTTGTAAATTAATCAATCGGAGTCGAGCCGTTTTATCTAAAATTTCATTGGTTGAAATCTGCAACTGTCCTTGGGTTGGATTTGGATACACCAGCAATCCCGGATCAAGTGTTTTATCGTCTGTTGCTACGGCTCCAATTTGTATTTTAAAATAATCCGTGCCATACCAACCACCGGCTCCATCTTCAACAGTAAATAAGAAGCCATCAATTTCCATATCAGCACCTTTGTGATGATAACTTAATTTGCCATCATCAATATCTTTTTGTGTAAACCTGGAACCGTAATCCAAAGGCTGTCCATTTAATAACAAATCTCCCCGTTGCGTTTTAGCTACAATGGTATAAACCAATTGGTCAGCGGTATTATCAATGTCCTGTGATTGCAACAAATCCAAACCAATGCCTTTGGTTTCGCCTGCATTCAAATACAAACCCAAATTATTTAAATTGAATGGATTGTTTACAATGAGATCCGAACAAATATCTAATTTGAAATTATTAAATTCTGCAAAGCCTGATAAAAAATTATCAGTTGCCAGTTCAATCCGCCAATCTCCTTTTTTATTTTCACCAATAAATTTACTTAAGGATTCTAAAGGCTGGATCAGCTTTCCTTGAATGGGCGGACAGCCTCCTGCCAATAAAGTAACTGAAGCATCGTCATCAAAGCTGCAATCAAAATTGCTGGTAACACCGCAATTTTTATCAAATAATTTTACTTTAGTGCCCAAGGGGCTTACCAGAGTGAGGCTCACACTATTTATACCCACTGCAGTGGCTTCAAAATTTTTCACATTGACATCGCTGATAAATCCCGCATCGGGTATGGTAAGCATCATGGATCCGGTTCTGTTTGATTTTAAGCTAATCACATTTCCTATATAATCCGTTTCAATACATGCTTTATTGATTGTATGAAATGCAGCCGGTGTGGTTGGTCCACCATCACCGCAGCGGTTTACAGGAATGATTCTCCAGTAGTATAATTTGTTTTCTTCAAAGAAAAAATTTGGCTTAAAGGTCGAACCTTTAATTCCTTTTAATGTGTAAACAATTGTATTTCCAAACACAGGTGAACTTGCAATTTCCAAATTATAGGATTCTGCATTCACGCTTGGATTCCATTTAAATTCAATAGATTGAGCCAAACCTGAAAGTCCATCAGCAGGATAAATTGTTTTTACCGCTGTGTAATCCACGCTGACCAAATCCAATTCAATGGATTCTCTTAAGGTATCTCCATTGGGTGTGATTGCAGCAATAACCAAGGTGTTGATTCCTGATGTGACCACATTGGTAAAATCCAAATGCAATACATTTGATCCATTGACATCAAATGACGATTGATCAAAACGATAGCTTGAATTATCCGGTAATCCACTTTCAACAAAAATCTGCATGTTGCCTGAAATCTTTGCTGCACATGAGTGAACCTGGATATCTGTTTTGGTAGGAACACAAACTCGCAACGATTTGGGTGCAACACCAAATAAAAGCTTTGGAGATACCGAGCTGCGAATTCGAATATCTTGATCAGATACATCAAAGAAAATATTTCCAACTGATTCAACCAAGATTCGTGCTCGTGAAGAACCGATTAATGAATCAGGAATTGTAACCAATTCCTCTCCATCATTATCCGTATTTAATGCCAACGGAATTAAATTATCCGGATTGGTTCGATTAGGCATTAAATAAACATTTACATTCTTACAGTTCACCAGCGATTTATCAGTATTGGCAACGTCCCAACGAATCTTATTACATAAATCGGTATAGAGTGTATCTAAAGTAGATTCATTTGGAAAAACAACCGCAAAAGGCCCGGCTGATTCCAACGCTTTAAATCCAATTTGTTTCCAGGCAGTACCTCCTGCCCCAGCATGATTGTCTCTTGCAGTAAACCGGAATGTAATTTGTCTGTCAACAGTTGGCAAAACTTCTGTACGCTCAAAATTTGCTTTGGTAAGAATGGTATTCCAAACAGGAACAATTCGAATGGGATTATTATTTGGGAAAATGGATTTAAACAAAGGTCCTTCTTCGGTCAATGAGGGTTCACCCAACATCGGACCATAACCTCCTGCATCGTATTGTTCCCAGTTATAGGTCATGGCATCGTTTTCCATATCTGTTGCTCTACCACTCAATTTAAATGGAGTTCTGATCGGAATATAGAGCCCTGAAGGAAATAGTATTTCTGGTTGAGGATAACTGTTGTTTGTTGGTGTGGTTGTTCCGCATGAACCAATTTCATTTCTTGTAAAATTGTAAATGCGTTCGACACTGTTTACGTGAAAAAAATTAGGATGTGGTCCGTTGCCTGGTTCTACATTTAAACCGGCACCACACAAGCCACTGTAAGACATAATGGTTGTACCACTTCCTGGCTCATACGAAGTGCCTGATTCATTTCCATTGCAATTGGAGAAGGTATGCGAAGCATTGAATTGATGCCCCATTTCATGGCAAGTGATTCGTTGACTGACATATGCAATGTCGGAAGTATACCAACAGGTCACGCCACCCCCTTTGTTGTCGTTGCATACGCATCCTAAAAATGCAATGCCCCCAACATCAGTACAGCCAATGGTATAGATATGACCAATGTCATAAGCTGATCTTGGAATTTTAGCATTGATGATGCTGGTGTTGATTCCTAAAGTAGCACCACCCATCGTAGGTTGTGGGTAAGGGTCTGCATTCCCGTCTAAATAGATCAAGCGGTCATTGGATGCAATTAAACTTAAATGGACCGCAATATCTTTTTCATAAACTGCATTGATCAATGATAAGGAAGCAACCATTTTGTCCAATGCCAGGGCAAGGGTTCCTCCGCCTAAATCGCCACGTCCTCCCCAATCTCCCGTGCAGGTTAAAGCCAATCGGTATGTTTTTAATTCAACCGGAGTGCCCAAAATGCCCCCGGTTCTGGATTGTAATTTTTGTTCGACTTGTGGATCAACGGGTGCTTTCACTTCGGTGATATCCTTTGTACCACAACTCAATTGAACTGGATCATTTAATCGCAGGTCATTGGAATAAAATACCCCATACCCATTTAAATTACTCCGGTCGTAAGCTTCGATAACTACATCGCCTTGCTCTGTGAGGATATACGCCTGAAAACTGTAAGGAGAAATGGACATCCGCATGTAATGGCTGCCATCACTTCCTTTATAGGTTTTTATTTCTGGATATTTATCAGCAAGACCCTGCTCCATAACAGGAGATTCCTGAATGTAAAAGGTATGCAGGCTGCCATCCGGAAAAGGCAATTGAATAGGCACAGCATGAGAAGAACCTGATTCCAGAGGAACCTGCTGAATTAGAAATTGCCGAAACGCTTCGTGGTTTAGTTCAAAAAACTGAACCCGTTCCAATTTATTCCAATCACTGCCACTCTTAAGAGCTGGTTTGGTATTGGAATGATTCCAAAATGCATTTTGAGCCTGAATAAAGCTAGCCAAGCTTAATAAGATGGTAAGGAGTAAAAATCTTGTTTTCATTGTTGAAGGATTACCTACTGTATGGTATTATATAACGCACAAATTAGGGAAACGTTGGCGCTGATTTTCAATTTTATCCCAAAATACCGCCTAGTTTGTACGGATTTTTTCTAAAAATTCTGCTTCCGTTAGTATTTCTACAGTGCCCAATGCCCTGGCTTTTGTCAACTTTGAACCAGCATTCTCACCAACCACCAGGATATTGAGGTTTGAACTTACGGCCGACAAGGTCTTGGCTCCAGCTTTTTCAGCCAAATCCTGGGCTTCCTTGCGATCCATTTGGCTCAAGGTGCCCGTAAATAAGATGGTCTTACCTGCAAAAGGCGAATCCGATGAAAACTGTCTGGGTCTATCTTCGTCTGTTTGAACCATGTTTACCCCCAAAGATTCCATTTCCCGGAGCATGGTCACATTTTTCGGATTTTCAAAAAAGCGAATGATGTTTTGACCAACTACCGGACCAACATCTTTAATGGCCATGTATTTTTCCAAAGGCCAATGTTCCAGGTCCAGCACATTGGGTAGATGTTCCGCAATCAATTTGCTAACTTTTTTTCCTAAATGATGGATACACAAACTGTGTAATAAGCGATGAATGGGATTGTGTTTCGCCTTTTCAATAGAAATCCGCAATTTTTCTGCAGACTTTTCACCCATCCCTTCCAATTGTGCAATTGCTTTGTAATCCAATTTATAAATATCATCCATCTGACTGATCCATTTCAAATCAAAAAATCGTTCGATGAGGGACTTTCCCAATCCGTCAATGTCCATTGCATCTTTAGAAACATGATGAATTAATCGCTGAACGATTTGAGCCTCACAGAAAAAATTAGGATAACGCCAGGCGGCTTCCTCTTCT
Protein-coding sequences here:
- a CDS encoding DUF3108 domain-containing protein; the encoded protein is MKLRIFIVLLIISALGFWSFRPASDASGFAFSTGEKLVYKIFYNWNFVWLTAGEVIFEIKDEPDSYHIEVTGKTYASYEWFYKVRDKYHSYIDKTTGLPKLYIREIHQGNYRHYEKIVFDYPNHKAYSSTGRSFNNTKTSEIDLDGNYYDMISSMYYLRNIDLKSFQNNKSTAFKLILDNTKYELNLKYQKEDPGFKVKESGTYKTIHAIGDVISGNVFNEGVQMNFWVANDSNKIPVLMESPLVVGSVKGILTSYQNLKYPFSAKIK
- a CDS encoding DUF4230 domain-containing protein, with the translated sequence MKYLFYILIACSLAGLGFYFGKNYNSSNNISKTDQSILLERIKDVFKVVYVEAQFNEIINHKDYTWFDLSPFRKTAIIRVQATVHAGIDMDSSRLELDELHKTLNFYLDTTPVILSIEHKMDYFDLQQGSFNYFKPEELSSLEENATSYIRQKALQSDLLNRCSSKRNEMIQLMDDLAKGVGWKLNLHPNKKISAHHLK
- a CDS encoding T9SS type A sorting domain-containing protein, translating into MKTRFLLLTILLSLASFIQAQNAFWNHSNTKPALKSGSDWNKLERVQFFELNHEAFRQFLIQQVPLESGSSHAVPIQLPFPDGSLHTFYIQESPVMEQGLADKYPEIKTYKGSDGSHYMRMSISPYSFQAYILTEQGDVVIEAYDRSNLNGYGVFYSNDLRLNDPVQLSCGTKDITEVKAPVDPQVEQKLQSRTGGILGTPVELKTYRLALTCTGDWGGRGDLGGGTLALALDKMVASLSLINAVYEKDIAVHLSLIASNDRLIYLDGNADPYPQPTMGGATLGINTSIINAKIPRSAYDIGHIYTIGCTDVGGIAFLGCVCNDNKGGGVTCWYTSDIAYVSQRITCHEMGHQFNASHTFSNCNGNESGTSYEPGSGTTIMSYSGLCGAGLNVEPGNGPHPNFFHVNSVERIYNFTRNEIGSCGTTTPTNNSYPQPEILFPSGLYIPIRTPFKLSGRATDMENDAMTYNWEQYDAGGYGPMLGEPSLTEEGPLFKSIFPNNNPIRIVPVWNTILTKANFERTEVLPTVDRQITFRFTARDNHAGAGGTAWKQIGFKALESAGPFAVVFPNESTLDTLYTDLCNKIRWDVANTDKSLVNCKNVNVYLMPNRTNPDNLIPLALNTDNDGEELVTIPDSLIGSSRARILVESVGNIFFDVSDQDIRIRSSVSPKLLFGVAPKSLRVCVPTKTDIQVHSCAAKISGNMQIFVESGLPDNSSYRFDQSSFDVNGSNVLHLDFTNVVTSGINTLVIAAITPNGDTLRESIELDLVSVDYTAVKTIYPADGLSGLAQSIEFKWNPSVNAESYNLEIASSPVFGNTIVYTLKGIKGSTFKPNFFFEENKLYYWRIIPVNRCGDGGPTTPAAFHTINKACIETDYIGNVISLKSNRTGSMMLTIPDAGFISDVNVKNFEATAVGINSVSLTLVSPLGTKVKLFDKNCGVTSNFDCSFDDDASVTLLAGGCPPIQGKLIQPLESLSKFIGENKKGDWRIELATDNFLSGFAEFNNFKLDICSDLIVNNPFNLNNLGLYLNAGETKGIGLDLLQSQDIDNTADQLVYTIVAKTQRGDLLLNGQPLDYGSRFTQKDIDDGKLSYHHKGADMEIDGFLFTVEDGAGGWYGTDYFKIQIGAVATDDKTLDPGLLVYPNPTQGQLQISTNEILDKTARLRLINLQGQVILNRSMANSKAEQISIQNLTDGIYILEIKSDKYFAAKKVVLKK